Proteins encoded together in one Anoxybacillus flavithermus window:
- a CDS encoding BMP family ABC transporter substrate-binding protein: MWRYTYLIFALLVILSSCAPAQLSSGHVQKVGLLVPDTIDDQVWGTKGYKGLLRIQAKFGAEVFYREGVNSEAATKQAVKEFHQKGVKLIFGHGNEYGEYFDDIAEKYPNIHFVFFNGEAKKKNVTSFNLQGHAMGFFGGMVAGHMTKTNNIGVIAAFEWQPEVDGFFEGALYENENAHVDVEYVQNWDDINTALEIAERMIADGVDVIYPAGDKFSVPIIEKMKEYGLYAIGYVTDQSDLGERTVLTSTVQHVDALYELVAQKFIDGELTSGTTYVDFQDGVVELGAFSPLVDESFQQKMTKAIERYKKTGKLPNE; the protein is encoded by the coding sequence ATGTGGCGATATACATATTTGATTTTTGCACTACTTGTTATATTATCTTCTTGCGCTCCTGCTCAATTATCATCGGGACATGTACAAAAGGTTGGTTTGCTCGTTCCGGATACGATCGACGATCAAGTGTGGGGAACGAAAGGATATAAAGGGTTGCTTCGTATTCAAGCGAAGTTTGGCGCTGAAGTGTTTTATCGGGAGGGTGTGAACTCGGAAGCGGCCACAAAACAGGCGGTAAAAGAGTTTCATCAAAAAGGCGTTAAGTTAATTTTCGGGCACGGAAACGAATATGGGGAATATTTTGATGACATCGCGGAAAAATATCCGAACATACATTTTGTATTTTTTAACGGAGAGGCGAAAAAGAAAAACGTCACAAGCTTCAATCTCCAAGGACATGCGATGGGCTTTTTTGGAGGCATGGTCGCAGGACATATGACGAAAACGAATAACATTGGCGTGATTGCCGCATTTGAATGGCAGCCGGAAGTGGACGGTTTTTTCGAAGGAGCGTTATATGAAAACGAAAATGCCCATGTCGACGTCGAATATGTGCAAAATTGGGATGACATAAATACAGCTTTGGAGATTGCTGAGCGGATGATCGCAGATGGCGTAGATGTCATATACCCAGCTGGCGATAAATTTAGCGTACCGATCATTGAAAAAATGAAAGAATATGGGCTTTATGCGATCGGATATGTAACAGACCAATCAGATTTAGGGGAACGAACAGTGCTGACAAGCACCGTCCAACATGTCGATGCACTATATGAACTCGTTGCGCAAAAGTTTATCGATGGGGAGTTAACGTCAGGAACGACATATGTTGATTTTCAAGACGGTGTCGTTGAACTCGGCGCGTTTAGCCCGCTTGTAGATGAATCGTTTCAACAAAAAATGACAAAAGCGATTGAACGATATAAAAAAACGGGGAAATTGCCGAATGAGTAA
- a CDS encoding DUF2268 domain-containing protein yields MGIINTKNWFEHDKWREKIKEDVQRHLFAHGMARRNQHDMMKQLEQKNVWAFVAKKFAELKKGWNGPDVPIYIFPADATNRSLQHEFGGKSGVAFFDQLFLFLLPHVSNEHIYALLIHEYNHVCRLHVDPKDERDYTLLDRIVMEGLAEHAVRERLGSEYVAKWTTYYTKEQLEQFTKKWLVPNLSLRPDDARYRALLYGSMLYPRMLGYAVGYEVVRRALAKETMTKLLTMTSEKIFLCNASLCRLFIHIVSGQGG; encoded by the coding sequence ATGGGAATAATTAACACAAAAAACTGGTTTGAACATGACAAATGGCGAGAAAAAATAAAAGAAGACGTACAGCGCCATTTATTCGCACATGGCATGGCGCGACGCAATCAACATGACATGATGAAACAGCTGGAACAAAAAAACGTATGGGCGTTTGTCGCCAAAAAGTTTGCGGAGCTAAAAAAAGGGTGGAATGGGCCAGATGTGCCGATTTATATTTTTCCTGCAGATGCCACAAATCGTTCGCTCCAACATGAATTTGGCGGAAAGTCAGGCGTCGCTTTTTTCGATCAACTATTTTTATTTTTACTTCCTCATGTCTCGAACGAACATATTTACGCCCTCCTCATTCACGAATACAATCATGTCTGTCGTTTACATGTGGATCCGAAAGATGAACGGGACTATACGCTTCTTGATCGCATCGTCATGGAAGGATTAGCCGAACATGCAGTGAGGGAGCGGCTTGGAAGCGAATATGTCGCCAAATGGACGACATATTATACGAAAGAACAACTCGAGCAATTCACGAAAAAATGGCTCGTGCCAAACTTGTCTCTTCGTCCAGACGATGCTCGTTATCGTGCCTTGTTGTATGGTTCGATGTTGTATCCACGCATGCTTGGTTACGCAGTTGGATATGAAGTGGTGAGACGAGCGCTAGCGAAAGAGACGATGACAAAGTTACTCACTATGACATCTGAAAAAATTTTTTTATGTAACGCATCGTTATGTCGCTTGTTCATACATATAGTTAGTGGACAAGGGGGATAA
- the fabF gene encoding beta-ketoacyl-ACP synthase II, with amino-acid sequence MAKRRVVVTGLGAVTPLGHDVETTWKNIVAGKSGIGPLTRLNADDFPAKVAAEVKDFQVEQFIDKKEARKMDRFTQYAVAASMMAVKDANLQITEDNATRVGVWIGSGIGGMETYEEQLKTFLEKGYRRVSPFFVPMMIPDMAAGQVSIMLGAKGINSCTVTACATGTNSIGDAFKVIERGDADVMITGGTEAPITHMAFAGFSAAKALSFNPDPKTACRPFDQHRDGFIMGEGAGIIILEELEHALKRGARIYAEIVGYGATGDAYHITAPAPGGEGGVRAMRQALHDADMRPEDIDYINAHGTSTEYNDKYETMAIKEVFGEHAYKLAVSSTKSMTGHLLGAAGAVEAIFSVLSIYDGVIPPTINYETPDPECDLDYVPNVARKQDVRAVLSNSLGFGGHNATIIFKKYEG; translated from the coding sequence GTGGCAAAAAGACGAGTCGTCGTCACGGGATTAGGGGCTGTCACACCGTTAGGACATGATGTGGAAACGACATGGAAAAACATCGTGGCAGGAAAATCGGGCATCGGTCCGCTTACACGGTTAAATGCGGACGATTTCCCTGCGAAAGTGGCGGCAGAAGTGAAAGATTTTCAAGTCGAACAATTTATTGATAAAAAAGAAGCGCGTAAAATGGACCGCTTTACGCAATATGCAGTTGCCGCTTCGATGATGGCAGTAAAAGATGCAAATTTACAAATTACGGAGGATAACGCTACGCGCGTCGGCGTATGGATCGGTTCAGGTATCGGCGGGATGGAAACGTACGAAGAACAATTGAAGACGTTTTTAGAAAAAGGATATCGTCGCGTCAGCCCGTTTTTCGTTCCGATGATGATTCCAGATATGGCGGCCGGACAAGTGTCGATTATGCTTGGGGCGAAAGGAATAAACTCATGCACGGTGACCGCCTGCGCCACAGGAACGAACTCGATTGGCGATGCGTTTAAAGTCATTGAGCGCGGCGATGCCGATGTGATGATTACAGGCGGAACAGAGGCGCCGATTACACATATGGCGTTTGCCGGATTTAGCGCCGCAAAAGCGCTCTCGTTTAACCCTGATCCGAAAACGGCGTGCCGTCCGTTCGATCAACATCGCGACGGATTTATTATGGGCGAAGGGGCAGGCATTATTATTTTAGAAGAACTTGAACATGCGTTAAAACGTGGTGCACGCATTTATGCAGAAATTGTCGGCTACGGTGCGACAGGCGATGCGTATCATATTACCGCGCCAGCACCGGGCGGAGAAGGCGGCGTCCGCGCGATGCGCCAAGCGCTTCATGATGCGGACATGCGACCAGAAGACATCGATTACATTAACGCACACGGAACGAGCACAGAGTATAACGATAAATACGAAACGATGGCGATTAAAGAGGTTTTTGGTGAACATGCGTACAAATTAGCGGTCAGCTCGACGAAATCGATGACAGGGCATTTGCTCGGGGCAGCAGGGGCTGTTGAAGCGATTTTCTCCGTGTTATCCATTTACGATGGTGTTATTCCACCAACGATTAACTATGAAACACCAGATCCAGAATGCGACTTAGATTACGTGCCAAACGTTGCCCGCAAACAAGACGTGCGTGCCGTATTAAGCAACTCGCTCGGTTTTGGTGGCCATAATGCGACGATTATTTTCAAAAAATATGAAGGATGA
- a CDS encoding YjzC family protein, translating to MGQSRHFRPGQKAPNNGIYIEIGETGDQVKNPKKLKLKAGDRFPETSNHNRIWTYFPKP from the coding sequence ATGGGACAAAGTCGACATTTCCGCCCAGGGCAAAAAGCACCTAACAACGGGATATATATTGAAATTGGTGAAACAGGGGATCAAGTGAAAAACCCGAAAAAATTAAAGCTAAAAGCAGGTGACCGTTTCCCCGAGACGTCAAATCATAATCGCATTTGGACGTACTTTCCAAAACCGTAA
- a CDS encoding beta-ketoacyl-ACP synthase III, translating to MNAGIIGIGRYLPERIVTNKELEQQMDTSDEWIRTRTGIEERRIASDDIDTSDMGYIAAKRALDDAGISPEQIDLILVATVTPDRAFPSVACMLQEKLGAVRAAALDVSAACAGFMYAMVTAKQFIETDTYKYVLVVGVEKLSKIVDWTDRNTAVLFGDGAGAVVMGKVSEGRGIVSFELGADGTGGKYLYHDDYVVMNGREVFKFAVRQMGESCIRVLEKAGLTKADVDFLIPHQANIRIMEAARERLELPVERMSITVNKYGNTSAASIPISLVEEVEAGRIQDDDLIIMVGFGGGLTWGAIALRWGK from the coding sequence GTGAATGCAGGAATTATTGGAATTGGACGATATTTGCCGGAACGTATTGTGACGAATAAAGAATTAGAACAACAAATGGATACGTCCGATGAATGGATTCGGACGCGCACAGGCATTGAAGAGCGGCGCATTGCGTCAGACGATATCGATACGTCCGATATGGGCTATATCGCAGCGAAGCGCGCTCTTGATGATGCGGGTATTTCTCCCGAACAAATTGATTTGATTTTAGTAGCGACGGTGACACCAGATCGCGCGTTTCCGTCTGTTGCATGTATGCTGCAAGAAAAGCTTGGGGCGGTGCGCGCGGCGGCGCTTGATGTGAGCGCGGCATGCGCAGGATTTATGTATGCCATGGTGACAGCGAAACAATTTATTGAAACGGACACGTACAAATATGTGCTCGTTGTCGGGGTAGAAAAATTATCGAAAATTGTCGATTGGACGGATCGCAACACAGCGGTGTTGTTTGGAGACGGCGCAGGCGCTGTCGTGATGGGAAAAGTGTCTGAAGGTCGTGGCATCGTGTCGTTTGAGTTAGGAGCGGATGGAACAGGTGGAAAATATTTGTATCATGACGATTATGTCGTCATGAACGGACGGGAAGTATTTAAGTTTGCCGTGCGTCAAATGGGCGAGTCGTGCATTCGTGTGTTAGAAAAAGCAGGTTTGACGAAAGCGGACGTCGACTTTTTAATTCCGCATCAAGCGAACATTCGCATTATGGAAGCGGCACGCGAACGGTTAGAACTACCTGTCGAACGCATGTCGATTACGGTTAATAAATACGGAAATACGTCCGCTGCATCGATTCCGATTTCGCTCGTTGAAGAAGTAGAAGCTGGACGCATTCAAGATGATGATCTCATCATTATGGTTGGCTTTGGCGGTGGTTTGACGTGGGGTGCTATCGCGTTGCGCTGGGGCAAATAA
- a CDS encoding YjzD family protein: protein MRIFWTFFWTFLLVNMLTYVVSSMIGVAYHFATGTTLAVIATVLILLIAQLIPDDPVHH, encoded by the coding sequence ATGCGCATTTTTTGGACGTTTTTTTGGACGTTTTTATTAGTCAACATGTTGACATACGTCGTTAGCTCCATGATCGGTGTGGCGTACCATTTCGCAACCGGTACAACATTGGCAGTCATTGCAACCGTTCTCATTTTGTTAATCGCGCAACTTATTCCAGACGACCCTGTGCATCATTAA
- the clpB gene encoding ATP-dependent chaperone ClpB — translation MNMQQMTEKVQEALMRAQSLAVEKQHQEVDVEHVCIALFEQEDGLARRICEKMSVSVATLLDEWHKQLNKKPQVISSSEAGKIYVTNRLQQWLVRAEQEAKQMRDEYVSVEHLLLTLVDDKEAKQILSRYGIDREKLLQTIMGIRGNQRVVSPNPEATYEALQKYGRDLVAEVKAGKIDPVIGRDSEIRRVIRILSRKTKNNPVLIGEPGVGKTAIVEGLAQRIVRKDVPEGLKDKTIFALDMSALIAGAKFRGEFEERLKAVLNEIKKSEGRIILFIDELHTIVGAGRADGALDAGNMLKPMLARGELHCIGATTLDEYRQYIEKDPALERRFQQVLVEEPTVEDTISILRGLKERFEIHHGVNIHDGALVAAATLSDRYISDRFLPDKAIDLVDEACAMIRTEIDSMPTELDEVMRKMMQLEIEEAALKKEQDEASKQRLQALSQELANLREKANAMKAQWEKEKEAIQHVRALREQLEKAKRELEEAENNYDLNKAAELRHGRIPQLEKQLKQLEQSEKERRLLREEVTEEEIATIVSKWTGIPVTKLVEGEREKLLRLSNILHERVIGQDEAVELVSDAVLRARAGMKDPNRPIGSFLFLGPTGVGKTELAKALAEALFDSEQQMIRIDMSEYMEKHAVSRLIGAPPGYVGYEEGGQLTEAVRRKPYSVILLDEIEKAHPEVFNILLQMLDDGRMTDSQGRTVDFKNTVVIMTSNIGSHTLLEAVDAHGEVNEEAREQVLKQLRAHFRPEFLNRIDDIVLFKPLTVREVKGIVEKFIKQLEERLAERHITVTLTDEAKTYIATHGFDHVYGARPLKRFIQKHIETKLAREIVAGHIGDYSAVTIDVEGDELVVKKG, via the coding sequence ATGAATATGCAACAAATGACGGAAAAAGTGCAAGAAGCACTCATGCGGGCTCAATCGTTGGCGGTGGAAAAACAACATCAAGAAGTCGATGTCGAACATGTATGTATAGCGCTTTTTGAACAAGAAGATGGGCTCGCTCGACGAATATGCGAGAAAATGTCAGTTTCCGTCGCAACGTTGTTAGATGAATGGCATAAACAGCTAAACAAAAAACCGCAAGTTATTTCGAGTTCAGAGGCAGGAAAAATATATGTAACAAATCGTTTACAACAATGGCTTGTGCGGGCAGAACAAGAAGCGAAACAAATGAGAGATGAATATGTATCGGTTGAACATTTGTTGCTTACCCTCGTTGATGATAAAGAAGCGAAACAAATATTGTCGCGCTACGGTATTGACCGAGAAAAGCTACTACAAACGATTATGGGAATAAGGGGGAATCAACGCGTGGTTAGTCCAAATCCGGAAGCTACATACGAAGCGTTGCAAAAATACGGTCGCGATTTAGTCGCAGAAGTAAAAGCGGGAAAAATAGATCCGGTCATCGGCCGCGATAGCGAAATTCGCCGCGTCATTCGCATTTTATCGCGCAAGACGAAAAACAATCCGGTTTTAATTGGGGAGCCGGGCGTCGGTAAAACAGCGATTGTCGAAGGACTCGCGCAGCGCATCGTCCGAAAAGACGTGCCAGAAGGATTGAAAGATAAAACGATTTTTGCACTCGATATGAGCGCGCTCATTGCCGGTGCGAAGTTTCGCGGAGAGTTTGAAGAGCGGTTAAAAGCGGTATTAAATGAAATAAAGAAAAGCGAAGGTCGTATCATTTTATTTATTGACGAACTGCATACGATCGTCGGGGCAGGGCGAGCAGACGGTGCGCTCGATGCTGGTAACATGTTAAAGCCGATGCTTGCGCGCGGGGAATTGCATTGTATCGGAGCGACGACGCTTGATGAATATCGTCAATATATTGAAAAAGATCCAGCGCTCGAACGTCGTTTCCAACAAGTGCTCGTCGAAGAGCCGACGGTCGAAGATACAATTTCAATTTTACGCGGATTAAAAGAGCGATTTGAAATTCATCATGGTGTCAACATTCATGACGGTGCGCTTGTGGCAGCAGCGACATTATCAGACCGTTACATTTCCGATCGGTTTTTACCTGATAAAGCGATTGACTTAGTTGATGAAGCGTGCGCGATGATTCGAACAGAAATTGATTCGATGCCAACGGAACTTGATGAAGTAATGCGAAAAATGATGCAATTGGAAATTGAAGAAGCAGCGCTTAAAAAAGAACAAGACGAAGCGAGCAAACAACGCTTACAGGCGCTATCGCAAGAGCTGGCAAATTTGCGCGAAAAAGCAAACGCGATGAAAGCGCAATGGGAAAAAGAAAAAGAAGCGATTCAACACGTGCGCGCGTTGCGTGAGCAGTTAGAAAAAGCAAAGCGTGAGTTAGAAGAAGCAGAAAACAATTACGATTTAAATAAAGCAGCAGAACTTCGTCACGGACGCATTCCACAGCTTGAAAAACAATTGAAACAATTAGAGCAAAGCGAAAAAGAGCGACGCTTGCTACGTGAAGAAGTAACGGAAGAAGAAATCGCAACGATTGTGTCGAAATGGACGGGCATTCCGGTGACGAAACTCGTGGAAGGCGAGCGAGAAAAGTTATTGCGGCTTTCAAATATTTTACATGAACGCGTTATCGGACAAGATGAGGCTGTTGAGCTAGTGAGTGATGCGGTGTTACGCGCGCGTGCAGGGATGAAAGATCCGAATCGTCCGATCGGTTCATTTCTTTTCCTCGGTCCGACAGGTGTCGGAAAGACCGAACTGGCGAAGGCGTTAGCGGAAGCGTTGTTTGATAGCGAACAACAAATGATTCGTATCGATATGTCGGAATATATGGAAAAACATGCAGTATCTCGTTTAATTGGAGCGCCTCCGGGGTATGTCGGCTACGAAGAAGGGGGACAACTCACCGAAGCGGTACGCAGAAAACCGTATTCGGTCATTTTGCTTGATGAAATTGAAAAAGCGCATCCAGAAGTGTTTAACATTTTACTGCAAATGTTAGATGACGGTCGCATGACGGACTCGCAAGGAAGAACGGTAGACTTTAAAAACACAGTCGTCATTATGACATCAAATATCGGATCACATACGTTGTTAGAAGCGGTCGATGCGCACGGGGAGGTAAACGAAGAAGCGCGCGAACAAGTGTTAAAACAGTTACGTGCGCATTTTAGACCAGAGTTTTTAAACCGCATCGATGATATTGTCTTATTTAAGCCGTTAACGGTACGTGAAGTAAAAGGCATTGTCGAGAAGTTTATCAAACAATTAGAAGAACGGTTAGCGGAGCGTCACATCACAGTCACATTAACGGACGAAGCGAAAACATACATTGCGACACATGGGTTTGACCATGTATATGGTGCGCGCCCGTTGAAGCGGTTTATTCAAAAACATATTGAAACAAAACTTGCGCGTGAAATTGTCGCTGGACATATCGGAGACTATAGCGCGGTGACGATCGATGTCGAAGGCGATGAATTGGTTGTAAAAAAAGGATAA
- the argF gene encoding ornithine carbamoyltransferase, translated as MNMTATIQLKGKDFLTLADYSKEEIEYLLHLAVELKEKQQNGERYTPLSGKTLAMIFEKPSTRTRVSFEVGMVQLGGHALHLSSRDLQIGRGETIADTARVLSEYVDAIMIRTFEHEKVAELAHYATIPVINGLTDDDHPCQALADLLTIYEVKGKLQGLKLAYIGDGNNMAHALMLAAAKVGMHCVVASPKGYEPKEAIVKEAKQIANESGATIVVTNDPYEAIADADVVYTDVWASMGQEAEANERMHIFSPFQVNEALVQRAKQDFIFLHCLPAHRGEEVTEGVIDGKQSYIFQQAGNRLHAQKALLVSLL; from the coding sequence ATGAATATGACAGCAACCATTCAATTAAAAGGAAAAGATTTTTTAACGTTAGCGGATTATTCAAAAGAAGAAATTGAATATTTGCTTCATTTAGCTGTTGAATTAAAAGAAAAACAACAAAACGGGGAGCGGTATACGCCGTTAAGCGGCAAAACGTTGGCAATGATTTTTGAAAAGCCGTCAACGAGAACGCGCGTCTCGTTCGAAGTAGGTATGGTGCAATTAGGCGGACATGCGCTTCATTTAAGCAGTCGCGATTTGCAAATTGGGCGCGGAGAAACGATTGCCGATACGGCGCGCGTATTGTCCGAATATGTCGACGCCATTATGATTCGCACATTTGAGCATGAAAAAGTCGCGGAACTTGCTCATTATGCGACCATTCCAGTTATTAACGGGTTAACTGACGACGATCACCCGTGTCAAGCGCTTGCTGATTTATTGACGATTTATGAAGTAAAAGGAAAACTACAAGGACTAAAGCTAGCCTACATTGGCGATGGAAACAATATGGCGCATGCGTTAATGCTTGCTGCTGCAAAAGTCGGCATGCATTGTGTGGTCGCTTCACCGAAAGGATATGAGCCGAAAGAAGCGATTGTTAAAGAAGCGAAGCAGATCGCAAACGAAAGCGGAGCGACGATCGTTGTCACAAACGATCCGTACGAAGCAATTGCTGATGCGGATGTGGTGTACACAGACGTTTGGGCAAGCATGGGGCAAGAAGCGGAAGCAAATGAGCGCATGCACATTTTTTCCCCATTTCAAGTGAATGAAGCACTCGTCCAACGAGCGAAACAAGATTTTATTTTCTTGCATTGTTTGCCAGCACACCGAGGAGAAGAAGTGACGGAAGGTGTCATCGATGGGAAGCAGTCGTATATTTTCCAACAGGCAGGCAACCGCCTTCATGCACAAAAAGCGCTGCTCGTTTCGTTACTGTAA
- a CDS encoding YjbA family protein, which produces MLYLHDVWVNWFEGEENGYNVCHFYEWRKDDAIELLDQVPVLKVSAPLFHYLENSLAEIPKPLLEDVYQKAYVRKNHERIRLDYCFIATDGYGIVAIDTIGYHIPIRKSRLIPRQEQLVYEMMKEQDVRIYPFQQSEKEYHILSPHPALMSGLTRKERQLKQLLFMALDQLYGTKNVAEVRYWYTEWAPEKYAYIQQMSFEEAWNGLYEEAKYGWSERHAHLCERLVKGQPFFEKLWEMEQEPKVN; this is translated from the coding sequence ATGTTATATCTTCACGATGTTTGGGTGAATTGGTTTGAAGGAGAAGAAAACGGATATAACGTTTGCCACTTTTATGAGTGGAGAAAAGATGATGCGATTGAACTGTTAGATCAAGTGCCGGTGTTGAAAGTGAGCGCACCGTTGTTTCACTACTTAGAAAACAGCTTGGCCGAAATTCCGAAACCGTTGCTTGAAGACGTATATCAAAAAGCGTACGTGCGCAAAAACCACGAACGCATTCGGCTTGATTATTGTTTTATTGCCACAGATGGCTATGGCATCGTTGCGATTGATACGATTGGCTATCACATTCCGATTCGTAAAAGCCGACTCATTCCACGTCAAGAACAGCTCGTTTATGAGATGATGAAAGAGCAAGATGTGCGCATATATCCGTTTCAACAAAGTGAAAAAGAATATCACATTTTATCGCCCCATCCTGCGCTCATGAGCGGATTGACACGTAAAGAGCGACAATTGAAACAACTGTTATTTATGGCGCTTGATCAACTATACGGAACGAAAAATGTTGCCGAAGTGCGTTATTGGTATACGGAATGGGCGCCGGAGAAGTATGCGTATATTCAGCAAATGTCATTTGAAGAAGCGTGGAATGGCTTGTATGAAGAAGCGAAATACGGTTGGTCCGAACGACACGCTCATTTATGCGAGCGGCTCGTGAAAGGGCAACCGTTTTTCGAAAAACTATGGGAAATGGAACAAGAACCGAAAGTCAATTAA